The genomic segment TGCCCGAGGTGCCGGAGCGGAACTATTCGGAGCGGCTGGTGCTCCTGCCGGGGATGGGGGTGATCCACAACCTGCCGAACTACCAGCCGACCGGCCGGACGAAGTCGGTGCCGGAGGTGGTCATCAACCTGCCCTCGTCCGGCCAGAAGCTGAACGCCGCCTACCTGCGGACGCTCGGCAAGCTGATCGACCGGCTCCAGCGCCCGGCCCGGTTGCGGTTCTTCCCGGCCGTATTGGACGCGGCCAATAGCTACCTGCCGTTCGTGTCGGCGGTGCGGGAGGCGCTGGGCGGGCGGTCGGTGATGCTGGAGATCATGCCGTTCCTGCGGTACCCCGAGTACATGGCGTACATGGAGGAGGGCGACCTGACCCTGGACACGTACCACTTCGGCGGGTGCAACGTGGCGGCCGACAGCCTGTTCATCCGCAAGCCGTTCGTCGCCTGGCAGGGGGACAAGTGGTACAACCGGATCAGCTCGGCGATGCTCCGCCGGGCGGGCCTGGACGAGCTGATCTGCAACGGCGAGGCCGAGTACCTGAACACGGCCCAGCGGCTGATCCACGACGACAAGTGGCGCGACGCGCTGACCGCCCGGCTCCGGGCGACCGACCTGCACGGGACGGTGTTCTCGGAGGCCGAGGCGGGGTCGTTCCGGCGGACGATCGAGTACCTGATCGCGAACCACGACCGGATCAAGACCGAGCCGGGCCGCAAGCCCATCCGCATGTTGTGACACAACCGGCGGCGCGGCCGACCCGGTCACGCCCCGGACCGGCGGGCCAAAAAGGCGAGGCCGATCGGGTACTCGACGGCGTGAATGGACACCTCGGTGAACCCGGCCCGCATGGGGTACGTCCAGGCGTCGACCCCGAACTCCGTTTGAACGACGTAGTCGTCGGTCGCGGTCGTCGGCCGGCCGTGGTAGCTCTTCGGCAGGCCGGTGCGGTCGCGGGTCATCCGGCCCACGACCACCGGGACCGTGTAGCAGAGCGCCCCGCCCGGTTTCAGCACCCGCCGGCACTCGGCGAGCGCGTGAACGGGGTTCGGGACGTGTTCGAGCGTGTCCGAGTGAACGACCAGGTCGAAGGTCGCATCGGCGTAGGGCAGGGCGTGGATGTTGACTTGGGGGTACGCTCCGAAGACGTGCCGCCCGAGGGTCCGGAGGACCGGGCTGAGGGTGCCGGCCTCGTTGATCTCCAGCAGGTCGAGGTTCTTGCCGGTTCCGGAGGCCGCGGTGTCGAGCAGCACCGCTTTCGTCCCGAGGAACGCGCGGAGCGCGTTGGCGAGCGCGATCGAGCGGACGTTCGCGCCGCACCGGTTGCAGGTCTCGCCCTGCT from the Frigoriglobus tundricola genome contains:
- a CDS encoding class I SAM-dependent methyltransferase produces the protein MQCGVCGGTSFTARKALWDELIREWQLSPLEAAEIDRQQGETCNRCGANVRSIALANALRAFLGTKAVLLDTAASGTGKNLDLLEINEAGTLSPVLRTLGRHVFGAYPQVNIHALPYADATFDLVVHSDTLEHVPNPVHALAECRRVLKPGGALCYTVPVVVGRMTRDRTGLPKSYHGRPTTATDDYVVQTEFGVDAWTYPMRAGFTEVSIHAVEYPIGLAFLARRSGA